The proteins below are encoded in one region of Mycteria americana isolate JAX WOST 10 ecotype Jacksonville Zoo and Gardens chromosome 22, USCA_MyAme_1.0, whole genome shotgun sequence:
- the LOC142419917 gene encoding olfactory receptor 6F1-like, with amino-acid sequence MRNGTHVFILLSFPGHQYLKMSLFMLVFIMYILALFGNLSIMILVRSHPQLHTPMYFFLCNLSFLEIWYSTACVPRALAVLLGGDPTISFDNCPLQMYFVFSLGCTEYFLLAAVAYDHCLAICFPLHYNSIMNCTLLTQLVFGSWFCGFLSITIPTYMISTLSFCGPNIINHFFCDIAPWIVLSCTDTSLVELVAFIISFIVILGSCTITLVSYIYIISTILRIPSAMDQQKAFSTCSSHLTVVIIWYGSTIFLHIKPSIKNSLDLTKTVHVLNAIVTPLLNPFIYSLRNKEVKKALKRTVQFKSWA; translated from the exons ATGCGTAA TGGCACCCATGTTTTCATCCTCCTGAGTTTTCCTGGCCATCAGTATCTGAAAATGTCTTTGTTCATGCTTGTTTTCATCATGTACATCTTGGCACTCTTTGGAAACTTATCCATCATGATCTTAGTGAGAAGCCATCCACAACTTCATACCCCCATGTACTTTTTCCTCTGCAACCTGTCCTTCCTGGAGATCTGGTATAGCACAGCTTGTGTCCCCAGAGCTCTAGCAGTCCTCTTGGGTGGAGACCCAACCATTTCCTTTGACAATTGCCCTCTACAGATgtactttgttttctctttgggcTGCACAGAGTATTTTCTCCTGGCTGCCGTGGCATATGACCATTGTTTGGCAATCTGTTTCCCCTTACATTATAACTCCATCATGAATTGCACCCTTTTAACTCAACTTGTCTTTGGATCATGGTTTTGTGGTTTCTTGTCCATAACCATACCTACATATATGATTAGCACATTGTCCTTCTGTGGCCCTAACATTATTAACCACTTTTTTTGTGACATAGCCCCATGGATAGTACTCTCTTGTACAGATACCAGCCTGGTTGAGTTAGTGGCCTTCATAATCTCATTCATTGTCATCCTTGGCTCATGCACAATAACCCTGGTCTCCTATATTTACATCATCTCTACCATACTGAGAATCCCATCAGCTATGGACCAACAAAAGGCCTTTTCCACTTGCTCTTCCCATCTCACTGTTGTGATTATTTGGTATGGTTCCACCATTTTTCTCCACATCAAACCTTCCATAAAGAACTCACTAGATTTGACTAAAACTGTTCATGTACTTAACGCTATTGTCACACCTTTGCTGAATCCTTTCATTTATTCTCTAAGGAACAAAGAGGtgaaaaaagctttgaaaagaaCAGTGCAGTTTAAGTCATGGGCTTGA
- the LOC142419915 gene encoding LOW QUALITY PROTEIN: olfactory receptor 10A4-like (The sequence of the model RefSeq protein was modified relative to this genomic sequence to represent the inferred CDS: inserted 1 base in 1 codon): MTGRNYTVVTYFQFLPFSSIPEIQGSLFCLVLLMYLSTLVGNILIITITMVDAAFHSPMYFFLKNLSFLEIGYTTSTIPKMLVNFLTQRKGISFLGCATQMYAFSLLWITECCLLSAMAYDGYVAICHPLRYTTMMSHKERFLLSAVSWLIGVLVALGQTTFIFTLPYCGLNRINHFCVLPPLLKLACVDTYKKDITTYIXAVLFIMVPFLLIVVSYIQILHTIFKIPSAVGKRKTF, from the exons ATGACTGGTAGGAACTACACAGTGGTGACCTATTTCCAATTTTTACCTTTCTCCAGCATTCCAGAGATCCAAGGCTCTCTCTTTTGTCTGGTATTGCTCATGTACCTCAGTACTTTGGTGGGAAACATCCTCATCATTACGATCACTATGGTAGATGCTGCCTTTCACTCCcccatgtattttttcctcaagaacttgtccttcctggagattGGCTACACTACATCCACAATCCCCAAGATGCTGGTGAACTTCCTCACACAAAGGAAGGGCATATCCTTTCTGGGATGTGCAACACAGATGTATGCCTTCTCCCTCTTATGGATCACAGAATGTTGTCTGCTGTCTGCCATGGCCTATGATGGCTATGTGGCCATATGTCATCCCCTGCGCTACACGACCATGATGAGCCACAAAGAGC GTTTCCTGCTATCAGCTGTATCTTGGCTTATTGGGGTCTTGGTGGCCTTAGGGCAGACAACTTTCATCTTTACTCTTCCATACTGTGGGCTCAACAGGATCAATCACTTCTGTGTTCTGCCACCTCTGCTGAAGTTGGCTTGTGTGGACACCTACAAGAAAGATATCACCACCTACA GAGCTGTCCTCTTCATCATGGTCCCCTTCTTACTCATAGTTGTGTCATATATCCAGATACTCCACACCATCTTCAAGATCCCATCAGCTGTGGGCAAGAGAAAAACATTCTAA
- the LOC142419918 gene encoding olfactory receptor 6E1-like, with translation MNQTTVVEFIRLGLTSNHFLEIILFAILFVAFLLILLGNIAVITFTLVDQHLYIPMYFFLRNFSLVEICFTSTFIPRTLYSLLTGAKPISLSGCFLQLSLYFILAICTFFHIALMSFDCYMAMCHPLHYATFMSNRFCLHLVLGCWVVSFFLVFSPLTIILRLPFCRPIINHFYCDIAPLLQLSCTDTGLIEKVMLVTSVLILPGILSVTAFSYAYIVYIVTHIQSSASRKKAFSTCSAHLIVVAMLYSSSILRYIGPSQQGGRDFDKVVSFLYCMITQLCSPYIYTLQNEKVKQSLKDLVARCFVGSDGILKSGATKQ, from the coding sequence ATGAATCAGACAACAGTGGTGGAGTTCATACGCTTGGGACTCACTAGCAATCACTTTTTGGAGATCATCCTATTTGCCATTCTCTTTGTTGCCTTCCTCCTGATCCTCCTTGGAAACATTGCTGTCATCACTTTCACACTGGTGGACCAACACCTTTATATTCCCATGTATTTCTTTCTCAGGAATTTCTCCCTTGTGGAAATCTGCTTCACATCTACCTTCATACCGAGGACACTCTACAGCCTCCTCACAGGAGCAAAACCAATTTCCCTCTCTGGATGTTTCCTTCAGTTATCCCTCTACTTCATCCTGGCTATCTGCACTTTCTTCCACATAGCTCTCATGTCCTTTGACTGCTACATGGCCATGTGCCACCCTTTGCATTATGCCACCTTCATGAGCAATAGGTTTTGTCTCCACctggtgctgggctgctgggtgGTGAGTTTCTTCTTGGTGTTCTCCCCACTGACAATTATACTCCGTTTGCCATTCTGCAGGCCCATCATTAACCACTTCTACTGTGACATAGCACCACTGCTCCAGCTGTCCTGCACAGACACAGGCCTCATTGAGAAAGTAATGCTAGTGACAAGCGTTCTAATATTACCTGGCATCTTATCAGTAACTGCCTTTTCCTACGCCTACATTGTCTACATTGTCACACATATCCAGTCttcagcaagcaggaaaaaagccttttccacatGCTCTGCTCATCTCATTGTGGTCGCTATGCTGTACAGCAGCTCCATCTTAAGGTACATAGGACCAAGCCAGCAGGGTGGGAGGGATTTTGACAAAGTTGTTTCTTTCCTCTACTGTATGATTACCCAGCTGTGTAGCCCTTACATCTACacccttcaaaatgaaaaagttaaaCAGTCCTTGAAAGATCTGGTGGCAAGGTGTTTTGTAGGCTCTGATGGTATTTTGAAATCCGGAGCCACAAAGCAGTGA